GGTTTTTTGCACTGTTACGATGTCTCTTGCTTGGCCTGGTATTCTATCGGGTATTGTTCTTTTCTTTGCAAGAGCTATTGGTGAGTTTGGAGCAACATTGATGACTGCAGGTAATATTCCAGGCAAGACTCAAACAATTCCTATGGCAATTTATTTTGCAGTGGAAAGTGGGGATTACAAAACTGCTGTCTACTTAGTTGTTGTGATTATCTTATTTTCCTTTGGATTGATTTTTTGGTTGAACTGGTTATCAAGAAAAAAAGTTTTATATTATACAAAAAAAGAAAGACAATAAAAGGTACTAAATCGTGAATTATACATTATTCAATAAAATAAGGGGTATCAGTTATGAGTTTTTATAATAATTTAAAGTCTAAGTTTAGAAAAATCGTTGATGAAAATGGACTATTAAAAGAAAATGTAGAGGTTAAAGCCTGTATACTATCTCCTAAAGATGCCATTGGCGCTACAAAACGTACAGATTATGCCCTTTTAAAGGGTAAAGAAAGACTTATGCAGGCAGAATTTAAAGGTTCTTATGGACAGGCATTTACTGATTCATTAAATGATTTTCATGGTTCTGTTGGAGAGATACTGGAACTTCCACTTAAAAACAATTATGAAAGAGCTATTTTTATTTCGTCTTTAAATGCAATTATGCGGCATCTGCGTTTGGCTGATCACACAGTACACTGCAAAAACAATGATTTAGAAAATTGTGCTCAAAAAATAGTCACTTTTATTATTGAAAAATACGGACAACCGCGTATATGCTTTGTAGGGCTGCAACCTGCGTTAGTAGAAGCCTGTGCCTCCAAATTTTCCGTTAAAGTGCTTGACCTGGATAAAGACAACATAGGTAAAGAAAAAAGCGGTGTTTTGATACTGGATGGAGAGAAAGATTATAAGGACGCAATAGAATGGTGCGATATAGCATTGGTAACAGGGAGTGTTATTGTTAATGGAACGGTTGAGAATATTCTAAAGAATCAAAAACCCTTGATCTTTTTTGGGACAACGGCTGCCGGGACTGCTAAGTTAATGGGATGGGAAAGATTTTGCCCTTGTTCTTATTGATATAGAATTCTTAATATGCAGGCAAAAGGGTGATTGATGTATGCTTAAAGCAAAATTTGTTAAAAAGCTTCCTGATTTTGTTCTTAAAGTTGACTTATTGGTTGATAAAGAAATTTTGGTTCTTGTTGGACCTTCAGGATCTGGTAAAACAACTGTTTTAGAATGTATTTCAGGTTTTCAAAAGCCGGATTGGGGAGAGATAATATTAGGGGAAAAAATTCTTTTTTCTTCATCGAAGCGAATCAACCTTCCTTCATACAAACGGGGTATTGGATATATATTTCAGGAATATGCGCTTTTTAACCATTTAACAGTAAAAGATAATATTCTTTATGGAGTAAAAAATTTATTAAAAGAAGAAAAAGAAAAGCAGCTCAATGAAATACTTAAACAATTTGATATATCTCATCTGGCTGAAAGATATCCAGTTCAGCTTTCAGGCGGAGAAAGACAGCGGGTAGCTATGGCAAGAACACTTATAACAAAGCCTCATTTGTTATTGCTGGATGAACCCCTTTCAGCTATGGACAGGAAGCTAAGGGAAAGGCTGCGTAAAGAAATAAAAGAACTTCATGGACAGTGGAATATACCTTTTGTATTGGTTACACACTGCCGATGTGAAGCAGAGCTTGGTGATAAAGTTTTTAAAGCTGAAAAAGGTGAAGACAAAGGAGAAACCATAATGCGGTTTTATCAAAGTGCTTGATGGGCAATACGGTTGAAATATATTCTTTTTATTTATATTTAGGAGGTTCAAGAATGGAAGTAAAAGAAGCAGGGAAAGAAGATATAAAGAAATATGCTTTTTATTACAAGAACTTTTTGAACTTGAAAAAGATTTTTCACCAGATTATGATAAGCAAAGGAATGAACTGGAAATAAGTCTTGATAATCTATAAAACGGGTATATATTTCTTTTGAAAGAAAATAAAAAGCTTCTTGGAATAGCTAATTTATTGATGACTGTCAATACTGTTATGGGGACAAAGGTTGTTATATTGGAAGATTTTATAATAAAAAGAGAAGAAAGAAGAAAGGGAAAAGGTAAATTTTTCATGAATACCATTTTAAATTTTGTAAGAGAGAAAGATACTCAAGAATTACTCCTGTGGTTGATAAAGACAATGTAAGAGCTCTCAAATTTTATAGTTGTCAAGGTTTTGTTAAATCAAACATAGAATGATGACATTATTTTTTTAAAAATTAATAAAAATTTAAAGATGACAAGAAAGGTAGAATTTTATGGAAAGGGTTGGTTGGGATATGAAAAATATGAATAAGATTACTCTCAAAGCCTGTCGAAGGATTTTACTATCTAGTACCCATAACATTATAAACAAAAAAATAGAAAATTCGGTTATGGGTATTTTGGTAATATTGCTCATCGTTGTAATCTTTGTATCTCTAACCCTTGGACGATATACCATTCCACTGACACAGCTTATCACCATGTTAGTGTCTAAGCTTCTGGATTTCCCTGTAACATGGTCTAAGACAGTGGAAATAGTTTTGTTCAATGTGCGTATTCCTAGAATCTTTGCAGCTATACTTGTAGGAGGTGCTTTGTCAGCTTCAGGGGCTACCTATCAGGGACTTTTTAAGAATCCTATGGTATCCCCAGATATTCTTGGAGCCTCTGCTGGAGCCGGTTTTGGTGCAGCTATAGCAATTTTGATGTCCCTTGGACCAATTGGTATCCAGATTTCCGCATTTCTTTTTGGTTTGGGGGCTGTTGCCACTGCATATACAATGGCAACAATAATCAGTCGCAATAACAGTGCAATTTTAGTATTGGTATTAACAGGTATGGTTGTATCTACGATGTTTTCTTCTTTTACTTCTATGGTTAAATATGTAGCTGACCCTGAGAGCAAGTTGCCTGCTATTACTTTTTGGCTTATGGGAGGTTTTTCTTCCATAAGTAAAAATGATATAGTAGTATTACTCATACCAATAGTTATTGGGTTAGTCCCTCTCATTCTGCTTCGATGGAGATTGAATGTTATTTCCTTTGGTGATGAGGAAGCACAAGCGATGGGTATCGATACAAAGAAAATTCGTTTGATTTTTATCATTTCATCAACATTAATGACATCAGCATCGGTTTCAGTCAGTGGTATGGTCGGGTGGATTGGTCTTGTTGTTCCACATATTGCTAGACTTATAGTGGGACCTAATTATAAAACATTGCTACCTGCTTCACTACTTATTGGCAGTACATTCCTACTTTTGGTAGATGATATAGCTCGAAATATTTGCACCGTTGAAATACCTTTGGGAGTATTGACTTCTCTCATTGGTGCCCCATTTTTTTTCTATCTATTGGCGAAAGGAAGGAGGTGCTGGGTATGAAATTAGAAATTAAAAATGTATTTTGTGGGTATGGAACAAAAATTGTGGTTAAAGACTTTTCAATACAGGTAAGTTCAGGTGAAATTCTGTGTCTATTAGGACCAAATGGTGTAGGAAAAACAACATTATTCAAAACTATTCTGGGATTTTTGAAACTACAAGGTGGAGAAATTGTATTAAACGGGGAAAATATAAAGTATTGGTCTAGAAAAAAACTGGCAAAAACCATCGGATATGTACCTCAAGCTCATACACCACCTTTTCCATTTTCTGTACTTGATGTAG
This portion of the Thermoanaerobacterium sp. RBIITD genome encodes:
- a CDS encoding DUF364 domain-containing protein, with translation MSFYNNLKSKFRKIVDENGLLKENVEVKACILSPKDAIGATKRTDYALLKGKERLMQAEFKGSYGQAFTDSLNDFHGSVGEILELPLKNNYERAIFISSLNAIMRHLRLADHTVHCKNNDLENCAQKIVTFIIEKYGQPRICFVGLQPALVEACASKFSVKVLDLDKDNIGKEKSGVLILDGEKDYKDAIEWCDIALVTGSVIVNGTVENILKNQKPLIFFGTTAAGTAKLMGWERFCPCSY
- a CDS encoding ATP-binding cassette domain-containing protein translates to MLKAKFVKKLPDFVLKVDLLVDKEILVLVGPSGSGKTTVLECISGFQKPDWGEIILGEKILFSSSKRINLPSYKRGIGYIFQEYALFNHLTVKDNILYGVKNLLKEEKEKQLNEILKQFDISHLAERYPVQLSGGERQRVAMARTLITKPHLLLLDEPLSAMDRKLRERLRKEIKELHGQWNIPFVLVTHCRCEAELGDKVFKAEKGEDKGETIMRFYQSA
- a CDS encoding GNAT family N-acetyltransferase is translated as MKENKKLLGIANLLMTVNTVMGTKVVILEDFIIKREERRKGKGKFFMNTILNFVREKDTQELLLWLIKTM
- a CDS encoding iron ABC transporter permease, with the protein product MKNMNKITLKACRRILLSSTHNIINKKIENSVMGILVILLIVVIFVSLTLGRYTIPLTQLITMLVSKLLDFPVTWSKTVEIVLFNVRIPRIFAAILVGGALSASGATYQGLFKNPMVSPDILGASAGAGFGAAIAILMSLGPIGIQISAFLFGLGAVATAYTMATIISRNNSAILVLVLTGMVVSTMFSSFTSMVKYVADPESKLPAITFWLMGGFSSISKNDIVVLLIPIVIGLVPLILLRWRLNVISFGDEEAQAMGIDTKKIRLIFIISSTLMTSASVSVSGMVGWIGLVVPHIARLIVGPNYKTLLPASLLIGSTFLLLVDDIARNICTVEIPLGVLTSLIGAPFFFYLLAKGRRCWV